The following nucleotide sequence is from Cryptosporangium minutisporangium.
AGCACTCGACACCGACCTGGCCCGGCTGCCGGACGACGAGCTGCGTTCCCTGCTCACCGGCGGAACCCCGTGGTGACCGACGAGTTCGCCGATTCCGCGTGGGGACGCGACTGGATCCGGCTGGCACAGCCGGTGCGGATCGCCCGGGTCAACCCGCTCATTCCCCGTGCGCGATCACTCGCGCGCCGACACCAGGTGACCGAGGTCGTCGTCGCTCCCGGCCTCGCGACCGCCGACGTCGAAGCGCACGCGGTCCGGATCACCGTTCCGCTCTGGACCACCCAGCAGCGCGACGCGGTCGGCATGGTCGTGGCCGCAGAGCACGACGACCTCCCCGACGCCGTGCACAGGGACCTCGTCGAGGCCCGGCTGGCGCCGCTGGTCGACGTCGAGACGACCTGCACGTGCGTCGGGCGCACTCGGCCGTGCCTCCACGTACTGGCCTGCTTCTTCGAGCTGGCCAGAAGAGTGGACGAACGGCCGCGACTGGCCCTGTTGCTTCGCGGTCTGACGCGTCGAGAGGAGGCCGAATTGACGCGGATACCGCTCGCCCGCATCGATCCGTCGACGTTCTACGGGTAGCCGGCGTCGCCTCATCAGACGCGGAGCAGACGCACCGACAGCGGCGCGAACACCAACGTCAGGGCGGCGCACGCGAGCGCGATCCAGACGATCTCCCGCCCCGGTGCGCCGCCGCCCATCAAATCCCGCACCGCGGTGACCAAGTGGCTCACCGGGTTCACTTCGACGAAGGTGCGAAGCCATCCGGGCAGCGTGGCCGGGTCGACGAAGATGTTGCTGAACAGCGAGAGCGGGTAGAGCACCGCCTGCGTCACGCCGAGACTGGCTCCGGGCGACTTCGTCCACAGCGCCAACGTCGTCCACCCCCACGACAGGCTGACGCTGAACGCGATGACGAGCAGCACCGCGGCCACCACGCCGCCGAGGTTGCCCTCCGGGCGGAAGCCGAGCGCGAGACCCAACCCCACGACCACCGTGGAGGCGAGCGCATACCGCACGGCGTCGCTGAGCATCGCTCCGAGCAGTGGCGCGGCGGGATGGATCGACAACGTGCGGAAGCGGTCGAACGCACCACTGCCCAGATCCACGTTGAGCGCGGCGCCGGTCGTTCCAGTGGTCACCAGCAGCGTCATCACGAGGATCCCGGGCACCAGGTAGCCGATGTAGCGGTCGGTCGATCCACCGACCGCACCGCCGAACAGGTACGTGAACATCACGGTGAACACGACCGGGTGCACGACGATGTCGAAGATCTGGACCGGGGTACGCCTGATCTTCCGCAGCGCGCGCCCACCGAACACCAGGCTGGCGGCGACGACGCCGGGCCGTGGCGGACGCGGGCCGGCGACCAGCCCCGAGCCGGCCCGGCCTGCTTCGAGCGTTGTCATTCCGCCTCCCCTGTCCGGCGCGGCGTCGGGCGACCGGTCAGCGCGAAGAACACCTCGTCCAGGCTGGGCTGCCCGAGCGTGAACTCGGTGACCCCGACGTCGGTGCGCGCCAGCGTCGCCAGCGCCTCCACTGCGGACTCGACGCCGTCCGGGCCGGCGATCGGTAGCTGGGCGGTCAGAGCGACCGGATCGGCGTCCAGCGTCACGGTGCCGCCGGTCGCCCGCGTCAGAACCCGTTGGACGACCGCCCGATCGTGGGGTTCGGCCAGCCGGACGCGGACCGTGCCACCGCCGACCGACGCCTTGAGCTCATCGCTGGTGCCCTCCGCGACGAGCCGTCCCTGGTCGAGGACCGCGATCCGGTCCGCGAGCTGATCGGCCTCGTCGAGGTACTGGGTCGTCAACAGCACCGTGGTTCCCTCGGCGACGAACGCTCGGACCATCGCCCACACGTCGTGGCGGCTGCGTGGATCCAGCCCGGTGGTGGGCTCGTCCAGGAAGAGCAGATCAGGGGTGACGATGAGCCCAGCCGAGATGTCCAGCCGGCGCCGCATCCCACCCGAGTAGGTCGAGACCAGCCGGTCGGCGGCGTCGAGCAGGGAGAACGCACCGAGCAACTCGTCGGCCCGGCTCGCCGCGGCCGCGCCGGCGTGGCCGTGCAACCGCCCGAGCAGGACGAGGTTCTCCCGGCCGGTGAGGCCCTCGTCCAGAGAGGTGTACTGCCCGGTCAGGCTGATCCGGTCGCGCACCGCAGCGGCGTCGCGGACCACGTCGTAGCCGAACACCGTCGCCGTTCCGGCGTCCGGGCGGACCAGCGTGGCGAGCATGCGCAGCGTGGTCGTCTTCCCGGCGCCGTTGGGTCCCAGGAACCCGTAGACCGTACCGGCCGGAACGGCCAGGTCGACGCCGTCCACGGCCTGGGTCGTGCCGAACGTCTTCATCAGGCCGGTGGCTTCGACCGCCAGGCCGGCGGAGCGTTTCATCGGACCCAGACGTCTTCGTCGACGACGTCGCCCTGCTCCGCGCTCACGTCGCGGACCACGGCGAACGCCGCGGCAGCCTGCGGGAGGCGTGGGCCTCCGTCGAGGGCCGCGCGGAGCGTCTCGGGCGAGTCCCACCGCCACATGTCCACCCACGTCCGCTCGTCCACCCGGATGAGTCGGGTCTCGGTCGGGCCGCCGAACGTCGCCCTGATCGCCGCGAGGAGCTCGGTGCGGCGTTCGCGAACCGTGTCGGCGTCGGCGGGGTCGGCGGTGTATCGAGTTGTCCGGATCAGTGCCATGGTTCCGTCCTCGCTAGAGTTCATTTTTAGAGACCGACTCTAGTGTTAAAGTATGGCTATGCAACTCGTCAAGAGCACCGGCAAGAAGGGCGAGAAGTCGCGGCAGACCCGGCGACGGATCCTGCAGGCGGCCCACGAGCTGTTCGTCGACCAGGGGTACGGAGCCACGACGCTGCAGGGCATCGCCGAGCGAGCAGGCGTTGCCGTCCAGACGATCTATTTCGCGTTCGGCAACAAGCCGTCGTTGCTCAAGGAACTGGTCGACGTCACGATCGCCGGTGACGACGAGCCGATCCCGACGATGCAGCGCGCGTGGTTCCTCGATGCGCTCGCCGCCGAGACCGCCGACGCGCAGTTGCGGACCCACGTCCGA
It contains:
- a CDS encoding ABC transporter permease is translated as MTTLEAGRAGSGLVAGPRPPRPGVVAASLVFGGRALRKIRRTPVQIFDIVVHPVVFTVMFTYLFGGAVGGSTDRYIGYLVPGILVMTLLVTTGTTGAALNVDLGSGAFDRFRTLSIHPAAPLLGAMLSDAVRYALASTVVVGLGLALGFRPEGNLGGVVAAVLLVIAFSVSLSWGWTTLALWTKSPGASLGVTQAVLYPLSLFSNIFVDPATLPGWLRTFVEVNPVSHLVTAVRDLMGGGAPGREIVWIALACAALTLVFAPLSVRLLRV
- a CDS encoding ATP-binding cassette domain-containing protein, coding for MKRSAGLAVEATGLMKTFGTTQAVDGVDLAVPAGTVYGFLGPNGAGKTTTLRMLATLVRPDAGTATVFGYDVVRDAAAVRDRISLTGQYTSLDEGLTGRENLVLLGRLHGHAGAAAASRADELLGAFSLLDAADRLVSTYSGGMRRRLDISAGLIVTPDLLFLDEPTTGLDPRSRHDVWAMVRAFVAEGTTVLLTTQYLDEADQLADRIAVLDQGRLVAEGTSDELKASVGGGTVRVRLAEPHDRAVVQRVLTRATGGTVTLDADPVALTAQLPIAGPDGVESAVEALATLARTDVGVTEFTLGQPSLDEVFFALTGRPTPRRTGEAE